The window GCCGCCAGACGACGTACCCGCCGAACGGCACCGCGAACGCCGCCAGCGACAGCAGCGCCAGGCGGAAGCTCTTCCAGAACAGGCCGCCGCGCAGCAGGCACAGCGCGGCCAGCGGGTACGCGCCCGCGTAGATCAGGCCTTCCGGCCGGGTCAGCGCGGCGAACGCGACGAGCACGCCGGACCAGAGCGCGACCTTCGGGGTCAGCAGACGGTCGTTCCGCACCGCCACGAACAGCGTCACGGCCAGCGTGACGACCACGAACGCGAACAGCGAGTTCTCCAGGCCGGACACGACCCAGATGACGAACGACGGGATCGTCGCCAGCGTCAGGCCGACGACCAGCGTGGCCAGCCAGGCGAAGCGCGTGAAGATCTGCTTCGCGGCGATGTAGGACGCCGTGAGGATGCCGCCGGTGAACAGCAGGCCCAGCGCCTTGGGGAACAGCACGTAGTCCGGCAGCCCGAAGAGCAGGCCGTGGTCGAAGAGGCCGACGAGCTTGCCGAGGCCGAGCAGCACCATCCACGTCGGGTCGGAGAAGCCCTCGACCGGCGGGGCGCCCGGCTGCAGCACCGGGCCGAGGCCGTCGGCGAAGCTGCGCGCGTAGGAGAAGGTGATGGCGGCGTCGTCGACGATCCAGTGGCCGTAGCGCGTGGCGTGGGCAGCGACCGCCGCGACGCCGGCGAGCACGGCCAGCACCGGCGCCAGCCGCGCGCCCCAGCCCCGCGTGGTCGTCGCGGGTGCCGGGTCCTCGGGGACGTCGCTCTGGGAGGTCTCGGTGAGTGCGCTAGCCGTCATGTCCTCGTCACTGTTCCGCCCGCAGGCTTCTGCCGGTGGGATACGCGCGAGCTGGCGCCCCCTGAAGTGGATCCACACGCGGATCCGCCACCGCGGCGACGCGGTCGAGACACTGTAGCCAATACCCCATCGGGGGTCCGCCACGCGTCGGCATTGAGCGTGATCCACCCCACATTTCGACCGGTCAGGCCAGGTGCGAGGTGTCGTTGGCCAGGCGCACCGAAGCGTTGCCGTCCGGGTAGAACTCGACGATCGACAGCGACGCCAGATCCAGGTGCAGCCGGAACAGCAGCTGCGGCCCGGCGTCGAGGCCCATCCGGAGCAGCGACTTGATCGGCGTCACGTGGCTGACCAGCACCAACGTCCGCCCGCCGTGCTCGGCGATCAGCTCGTCGCGGGCCTTCCGGACACGCTGGTGGACGACGTCGAAGCTCTCCCCGTTGGGCGGCGGCACGGAGCTGTCGCCCAGCCAGGAGCGGTGCAGCTCGGGATCGCGCTCGGCCGCTTCGGCGAACGTCAGGCCTTCCCAGTCGCCGAAGTCGGTCTCGATGAGGCCGGGGTGGGTCTCGACGCGGCCGCCGAGCGCGTCGGCGACGGCCTGGGCGGTCTGCTTGGTGCGGGTGAGCGGCGACGAGATGATCGGGACGGCCTCGCCGTCGACGACCAGGCCCTCGGTCGCGGCCAGCCGTTTCGCCGCCGCTGCGGCCTGGGCACGGCCCAGCTCGGTCAGCGGGACGTCGCCGCGGCCGGAGTAGCGGCGCAGCGCCGACATCTCCGTCTGGCCGTGGCGCAGCAGGAGCAGCCGGGTCGGGGTGCCGCGGGCGCCGGTCCAGGCCACCGCCGCGCGGTCGGGGCGGCGGGTCGGCAGCTTGGGCGCGGCGACCTCCGGAGCACCCGAGTCCTGGGTGGCCTGCCGGGCGGCTCGACCGGCGACAGCAGCACCCGCGGGCTTGCCGGTGGCCTCGTCCATGGCCTCGTTGGCGAGCCGGTCGGCGTGGGAGTTCTGCGCCCGCGGGATCCACTCGTACCTCACGCGGGAGAAGCCGGCGGCCAGACCCTTGGCCCGCTCGGCGAGCGGCTGCATGTCCGGGTGCTTGATCTTCCAGCGCCCGGACATCTGCTCCACCACGAGCTTCGAGTCCATCCGGACGTCCACAGTGGACGCTCCGAGTTCGGCCGCGGCGGCGAGCCCGGCGATCAGGCCGTTGTACTCGGCGACGTTGTTGGTGACGACGCCGAGGCTTTCCTTGCGCTCGGCGAGGACCTGGCCGTCGCTGTCGCGAACCACCGCGCCGTAGCCGGCCGGGCCCGGATTGCCCCGGGAGCCCCCGTCCGCCTCGACGATCACGTGCGAGGTCACAGACCCGACTCCAGGGTCCGGACCAGGATCGCGCCGCAGTTCTCGCACTGGATGACGTCGTCCTCCGGAGCGCCCTTGATCTCGTTGACGGTGTTGCGGTCCAGCTCCAGCTGGCAGGCGCCGCAGCGGCGGGCCCGCAGCAGCGCGGCGCCGATGCCCTTGTGCTCGCGGACGCGCTCGTACAGCTTGAGCAGCGGCTCCGGGAAGCGCGGCAGCAGCTTCGCGCGGTCTTCGTCGCGGCGCGCGCGGGTGGTGTCGAGGTCCTTGAACGCCTCGTCGCGGCGGGCGATCGCGGCGGCGACCTCGGCCTCGGCCTTGTCGACCTCGGCGCCGGTGCGCTGCGCGTCCATGCCGAGGGCCTCGCGCTGCTCCATCAGCTCCAGCAGGTCGTCCTCGAGCGCGCTCTGCCGGCGCTGGAGCGACTGCAGCTCGTGCTCGATGTCGGCCATCTGCTTGGCGACGACGGTGCCGGACGCCAGGAGCTTGCGGTCGCGGTCCTCGCGGGCGCGCACCGACTCGATCTCCTTCTCCTGCCGGGCGATCTCGCGGTCGAGGTCGGACGCGGCGGTCTCCACGGACACGAGCGCGTCGCGGCGCTCGCGGGCGGTCTTCTCCCCCGCGTCGATCTCGGCCAGCTCGGGCAGGGTGCGGCGGCGGTGCGCGGTGCGCGAGAGCTCGGCGTCCACCTTGGCGAGCTCGAGCAACTGGCGCTGCACGGCGGGTTCGGCCTTCACGGTGCTCCTCTAAATCGATGTGCGCTCGGCGCGGACGTTCCACGGGTCGGTGCACCACGTGGAGACGTGAACGTCGACGTTACCCGCAAAGGCATCGGCCACGACCGCCGAGGCTTGCCCGCACCAGGGCCATTCGCTGGCCCAGTGGGTCAGCCCGACCAGCGCGGGCACCGGGCCGGGGTGCGCGAGGTGCTCACCGGCGGGGTGATGCCGCAGGTCGGCGGTGACGAAGGCGTCGACGCCGGCCGCGGTGGCCTGCTTCAGGTAGGAATCGCCGGCGCCGCCGGACACGGCGACGGTGCGGATCGGCCGGTCGGCGTCGCCCGCGCCGAGCACGCCGGGCACGGTCGCCGGGAGGGCGTCGGCGACGCGCTGGACGAAGCGCGCGAACGGCTCAGCCGCGGGCAGCTCCCCGAGGCGGCCGATGCCGGTGACGCCGTCCGCGTTCGGTTCGAGGGGCCCGGTCACGCGCAGCCCGATCGCCTGCGCGAGCGCGTCCGAGACGCCGGGGTCGGCGGAGTCGGCGTTGGTGTGCGCGCAGTACAGGGCGATGCCCTCGCGGATCATCCGGTGCACCAACGCGCCCTTGGCCGTGTCGGCCGGGACGCCGTGCACGCCGCGCAGCAGCAGCGGGTGGTGCGCGACGATCAGCTGCGCGCCGAGGTCGGCGGCCTCGTCGACGGTCTCGGCGACCGGGTCGACGCAGAAGAGCACGCGCGTGACGGGCTCGGCGGGGTCGCCGCAGACGAGGCCGACGGCGTCCCACGACTCGGCGAGCGCGGGCGGGTAGGCCTGCTCCAGGACGGTGATGATTTCGGAAAGCGCGGGCACCGGGGGATCTTCGCATGTACGGTGCCGGGCCATGCGAGTACTGGCTGTGCTCTTGACGGTGGTTTCCGGTCTCCTGCTCGCCACGGTTTCCGCTTCGGCGGCACCGGCGTCGCTGTGGCACCTGACGGACCTGGCGGCCCAGCGCGTCCGGATCGCCGACCAGGTGGCGGCCGCGAAGTACGGCACGCCGTCCCCGATCGACGACCCGGTGCGCGAGCAGCAGATCTACGACTCGGTGGCGGCGCGGGCCCCGGCGCTGGGCCTGGACCCGGCGGACGCGGTGCGGTTCTTCCACGCCCAGATCGAGGCGAACAAGGTGGTGCAGCGCGGGTTGTATGCGCGCTGGGACGCCCACCCGTCGGAGGTCCCGTCGACCCGGCCCGACCTCGGCGAGATCCGCCCGGTGATCGACCGCCTGAACACGGGGCTGCTGACGGAGCTGGCGGCGACCCAGCCGCTGCGGAAGTCCCGTTCGTGCCCCACCCGCCGGCTGGTGGCGGCGGGTGTCGCGGACGTGGTGCACCGCTTCGACGCCCTGCACGCACGCGCCTTGGGCGAAGCGACGTCGGCGACGTGCACTACCCGTTAGGGGCGCTCCGGCGACGGTGTGCGTGCCGCCGCCGCGAGCGCCGGTGGGGGGTCAGTTGCAGTTGCCGCAGCAGCCGCAGCCCTGACCGGTGCACTTCGAGCAGCACCCGTGCATGATCGCTCTCCTTCCGGTTCGCGTCCTCGCGTGATCGACGCTAAGTGGCGGCGCGGGGCGGCGGGTACCGCCGAGCGAGCGGGTGACCGGGTGAACCGGCCGGTTACGCTCGCGACGTGACGCACCTCGTCTTCGTCTGCTCCGGCAACATCTGCCGCTCGCCGATGGCCGAACTCGTGTTCCGCGCCCACCTCGACGACGCCGGCCTCGGCGACGTCCGGGTGACCAGCGCGGGCACCGGTCCGTGGCACGCCGGCGAGCCGGCCGACAAGCGCGCCCGGGCGACGCTCAAGGCCCACGGCTACCCCACCGCGCACGTCGCCTCCGAGGTGTCAGACGAAGACCTCGCCGCCGATCTGCTCCTGGCGGCCGACGAAGGGCACGCCGAGTTCCTGCGCTCCCGCGTCGGCGATCCCGCCAAGGTGCGGCTGCTGCGGTCCTTCGACCCGTCCGCCCCGGACGGAGCCGAGGTCCCGGACCCGTACTACGGCGGTGACGACGGCTTCGAAGACGTCCTCGGCATGATCGAGCGCTCGGTGCCCGGTTTGCTGGATTGGGTGCGTTCGCGCGGGTAGGAGTCACCGGTGACGGAGGTCGGCGGGCGCTCGCGAGGGGGCACGGCCTACCGTGGTGGGGTGCGGTTGCGGTTCCTGCTCAAGCCCGGGTGGCTGGCTCTGACGGCGGTGGTGTTCACGTTCGCCATCTGCTGCTTCACGCTGCTTTCGCCGTGGCAGTTCAGCCGCAACGCCGAGCGCGAGCAGCAGAACTCGTCGCTCGAGGCGTCGTTCACCGCGCCGCCCGTGCCGCTGGCGCAGCTGCTGCCGCCGGGGACCGCGCCCGGCGGGAAGACCGAGTGGCACCTGGTCTCGATCACCGGCCAGTACCTGGCGGACAAGGAAGTCGTCGCGCGGCTGCGGACGGTCCAGGGCGAGGGCGCCTTCGAGGTGCTGACGCCGCTGCGGACCACCGACGGCACGGTCGTCCTGGTCGACCGCGGGTACGTCCGGCTCGACAGCAAGTCCGGCGTGCTGCCGTACGCGCCGCCGCCGGCCGGGATCGTGCAGGTCACCGCGCGGGCGCGCGCCGACGAGACCGACCCGAAGCACCGGGACGCGTTCGCCGACGCGTCGACCGGCGGGCAGCTGCAGAGCTACGTCGTCGACTCGCGGGTCGTCGCGCGGGCGGCCAAGCTCGACATCCGGCCGGGGTACTTCCAGCTCGACGCCGGCCAGCCCGGCGTGCTGGGCGCGTTGCCGCTGCCGCAGACCGACTCGGGGCCGTTCCTGTCGTATGCGCTGCAGTGGATCGCCTTCGGCGCGATGGCGTTGCTGGGCTGGCTGTACTTCACCGTTCGCGAGCTGAAGCCGGGCGGTGCGCTGACCACGTCGTCGGAAGCGCCGACGCGCCGGAAGTCCGTCGCGGAGATCCTGGCCGAAGACGAGCTGGCCGAAAGTGGCCATCAGAAATAGCGCGATAATGGCCCTTTGGCAGTGCCACTTGGCGCGGTGATACTCGGGTCATGCTGATCCACCCCTGGGACGCGGCCGAGGACACCGAGTGGCGGGAGTGGCTGGCCGGCCACGACTTCGGCCAGCTGATCGCCGGGGGCGCGGGCCGCGACCTCCCGGTGGTGACCCCGGCGCACTTCGTGTTCGACGGCGACCGCACGGTCGTGACGCACCTGGCGCGCCCCAACCCGATCTGGCCGCTGCTGACCGAACACCCGCGAGCGCTGCTGACCGTGGTCGACGACTACGCCTACATCCGGGCGGACTGGAACACGGCCGCCGACCCGGCGTTCGGCGTCCCGACGTCGTACTACGCGACGGTGCAGCTCGAGGGGGACGTCCGGCTCGTCGACGACCCGGCGGAGAAGGCTTCCTTGCTGCAGAAGCAATTGCGGCACTTCGAACCGGACGGCGCACGGACGCCGGTGAGCGCGGCCCAGGAGTCGCCGGACCGGCGGCTGCTGCCGGGGATCCGCGGGATCGAGTTCACGATCACGGGCGTGCGGGCGAAGTTCAAGTTCGGCGGCAACAAGACGGCCGAGGACCGGGCGCGGATCGGCGGGAAGCTGGCCGAACGCGGCGGGCGGTTGGACGCGGAGGCGTTGACGCAGCTGCGCCGTCGCGGCTGAGGGCCCTCAGCCGCGACGAGCGACACCGGGCAGCGTCAGCCGCCGCAGCCCGGGACCGGCAGCACGTCGAGGAAACCGTGGATGGTCTCGCCCGTGGCGTGGTCGAGCGCGTCCGCGGTCATGTGCTCGGTGACGCCCGGCTGGTTGGCGGTCGGGTGCTGCTCCCGGATCCCCATGGTCGTCGACAGGTCGTCGCCGGTGAAGAAGATCTTGCCGTTGTCGGCGAAGGTGATCGTCCAGGTCTGGCCGGCGACGTTGGTGTGGATCTCGAACTCTTCCCCGACGACGAAGGATCCGCCGGGGCCGTCGTCGTCGTGCTTGGACTTCAGCGTGAACGGCGTGCCCAGGCTGCCGGTGGAATCCTGCTCGTAGGTGGGGCCGCAGCGGCGCCCCTTGGCCTCGGCACTGCCGCCGGTGACGACGAGGGTGACCAGGCTCGCGGCGACCACGCCCGCCGCAATGTGCTTGTACCGCACGAAATCCTCCCGTATCTCTGCGAAGCGTTGCCTACGCCTGTCGATACGAGGAGGAGTTACAAGTCAGCGCGAGCGGCGCCGGAGGCCCGCGACCAACGCGAGCACCACCGACGTCAGCCCGGCCAGCCACCCGACCACCCGGGACAGCTCCACCGCCCGCGTCACGTGCCCGGCGTCGGGATTGCGCCCCACCCCGAGCACCGGCAGCTCCGCGACCCCGTGCGGGTACACCGTCCGGCCGCCGACGCGGACCTCCAGCGCGCCCGCGAACGCCGCCTCCACCCGGCCCGCGTTCGGGCTCGGGTGGGCGATCGTGTCGCGGCGCCAAGCCCGCCACGCCCCGCCCGCCGAGCCGCCGACCACCGGGGCCGCGAGCACGGTCAGGCCCGCCGCCACCCGGGTCGGGACCAGGTGGACCAGCTCGTCCAGCCGGTCGATCGCCCAGTGCCCCCGGCGGCCCATGCGCGACCGGCGGAGCAGGCTGACCGCCCGCGCGCCGAGCAGGCCCGGGACGCCGGCCACCGCGCCCCAGACCAGGGGTGCGACCACCGCGTCCGAAGTGTTCTCCGCCAGCGTTTCCACCGAGGCCCGCGAAAGCCCGACCAGGTCCAGGCCGTCGGCCACGCGCGGGTCCAGTTCGGACAGCGTGGACCGCGCCGGGTCGAAGCGGGACTCCTCGAGGTCGCGGGCCAGCTCCGTGCCCTGCAGGGCCAGGCCGGCCGCGCCGAGGACCGCCCACGTCGTCACCGCCGTCGCCGACGCCTGCACCAGCGGACGGCCGCGGCCGGCGCGTTCGAGCAGGAGGCCGCCGGCGACCGCGGCGCCCGTGACCGCGAGGGCCCGGCCCTGCGAGAGGCGGCGGAACGCCGTCACGGGCGGGCGTCGACGGGCGTCGCCGAGGGCGCCGTCGGCCGCCACGCCCAACACCAGTCCGATCGCGCGCGCCGCGCTCACCCGTGCCCCCCGGCGGAAGAAAAGTCCAGTACGCGGCGAGGCTACTCGCCCCGCCGGCCGGACGTGCGGCGCAGGTGGTCGTGAGTGAGAAACAGCGTTAGAACGCTGTTTCCCACTCACGAGCGGCCTACTCGACCAGCGCCGCGATCTCGTCCCGGGCCTGGACGACGATGTCGCGCATCGCCCGCTCCGCCCGGTCCGCGTCTCCGGCCGCCACCGCCGCGGCCACCTCCAGGTGCAGCGCGACGGCCTCGGGCTGCGGCTCCGGCGGCATCAGCCCGTGCCCGGTCCGGCCGGTGAGCACCTCCGCGACGACCTCGGACAGCTGCGCGAACATCGGGTTCCCGGACGCGCCGAGCAGCAGGTCGTGGAACGCGATGTCGAACTCGAGGAACGTCGACAGGTCACGCGCCCGCGCCGTCCGGGCCAGCCGCTCCCCCAGCGCGCCGAGGCGGCCGCGCTCCTCCGGCGTCGCGCGCAGGGCCGCGTACCGCGCCGCGCACGGCTCGATCGCCGACCGCAGCTCGTTCAGCGTCGCGAGTGCCGCCGGCCGCGCCGGGCCGTCGAGCTGCCAGCGGATCAGGCGCGGGTCGTAGTGGTTCCACTCCGCGGGCTCCCGGACGATCACCCCGACCCGGCGCTTGCTGCTGGTCAGCCGCATCGTCTCCAGCACTCGGACGACTTCGCGCGCTACCGTCCGCGAAGCTCCGAAGCGCTCTTGGAGCTCTTCGGAGCGCAAGACGGTGCCCGGTTCCAGGGCGCCGTTCGCGATCGCCGCGCCCAGCGCGTCCAGTACCTGCTCGTGCCTGTCGGTCCCCACCCCGCCAACCTAGCGATCTGATTCGATTAAGTAGTACTTCATCTTGAATAAGTAGTACTTTTGAGTTTCACTCACCTGGGCACAACGAAGTGGGAGGTGCGGATGACCGTCATCGTGGTGATGGGGGTGTCAGGCTCCGGCAAGACGACGATCGGCACGGCGCTCGCGACCGCGCTGGACGTCGAGTACGCCGAAGCCGACAAGTTCCATCCGCAGGCCAACATCGACAAGATGACCGCGGGGCATCCGCTGACCGACGTCGACCGCGCCCCCTGGCTCGAGGCCATCGCCGGCTGGATCCGCGACCACCAGGACTCCGGCGGCGTCGTGACGTCGTCCGCGCTCAAGCGCCGCTACCGCGACGTCCTGCGGACCGGCGGAAACGTCTGGTTCGCCCACCTGCACGGCGACCGCGCGCTGCTGGCCGAGCGCATGAAGACCCGCACGGGTCACTTCATGCCGGTGTCGCTGCTGGATTCGCAGCTCGCCGACCTGGAATCCCTCGGGCCGGGCGAGCCCGGCGCGATCTTCGACATCGGCGGCACTCCCCAGGAGATCACCGAAGCCGCCCTCACCGCCTTCCGGGAGCACGCATGACCACCGTCCTCGCGGCCGCCTGGACCGGCCACGACACCCGCCTGATCACCGCGACCGTCGTCGCGATCGCCGTCATCGTCGTGCTGATCACGAAGGTGAAGCTGCACCCGTTCCTGTCGCTGGTGCTCGGTTCGCTCGTGCTCGGCCTGGCCGCCGGGATGCCGATCACGAACCTGATCAAGTCCTTCTCCGGTGGCGTCGGCAGCACGGTCGCGTCCGTCGGCATCCTGATCGCCCTCGGCGCGATGCTCGGCAAGCTGCTGGCCGACTCCGGCGGCGCCGACCAGATCGTCGACACCGTGCTCGGCAAGGCGCGCGGTGCCGCGCTGCCCTGGGCGATGGCGCTGGTCGCGGCGCTGATCGGGCTGCCGATGTTCTTCGAGATCGGGCTGGTCATGCTCATCCCGGTGGTGCTGCTCGCGGCCAAGCGCACCGGGAAGCCGTTGATGCTGCTGGGGATTCCGGCGGTCGCCGGCCTGTCGGTGCTGCACGGCCTGGTCCCGCCGCACCCGGGTCCGCTCGCCGCGGCGGGCGCGCTGAACGCGAACGTCGGGATCACGCTGGCGTTCGGCCTGCTCGTCGGCATCCCGACGCTGGTCGTCGCGGGCCCGCTGTTCGCGCGCGTCGCGGCCCGGCTGGTGCCGGACGCCGAGCCGCCCGAGCGGCTGATCCCGGAGCGCGCGGACACGGACAAGCCGCGGCCCAGCTTCGCGGCGACGTTGACGACCGTGCTGCTGCCCGTCGTGCTCATGCTCGCGAAAGCGCTCTCGGACATCCTGCTGGCCAAGGACAGCCAGGCGCGCAAGATCCTCGACTTCGTCGGCGACCCGCTGATCGCGCTGCTCGCGGCGGTGCTGGTGGGCATGGTGCTGCTGGGCCGCCCGGCCGGTCTCGACCGGGCACGGCTGTCCACTGTGGTCGGTGAATCGCTGGGCCCGATCGCCGGGATCATGCTGATCGTCGGCGCGGGCGGCGGGTTCAAGCAGACGCTGGTCGACGCCGGGGTCGGCGACGTCATCACGGGCCTGGCCAAGGACGCGCACCTCTCGCCGCTCCTGCTCGGCTGGCTGGTGGCGGTGGCGATCCGGCTGGCGACGGGTTCGGCCACGGTCGCGACGGTCTCGGCGGCGGGCATCGTGGCCCCGCTGGCGGCGGGGATGGATCCGTCGCACAGCGCGCTGCTGGTGCTCGCGATCGGGGCGGGGTCGCTGTTCTTCTCGCACGTGAACGACGCCGGGTTCTGGCTGGTGAAGGAGTACTTCGGGCTGTCGGTCGGGCAGACACTGAAGACGTGGTCGGTGATGGAGACGCTGATTTCGGTGGTGGCGATCGCGCTGATCCTGCCGCTGTCGCTGGTGGTTTAGGCCCCGCACGGCCAAGGGCCGTCACCCCAGCCGGGGTGACGGCCTTTTCGCGCCGTTGACATGTGACCTTTTGGTCACCTATCCTCGCTCACGTGCCCGATGACGACCTGGTGTTCAAGGCGCTGGCGGATCCGACCCGCCGGTTCCTGCTCGACCTGCTCTTCGAGCGCGACGGCCGCACGCTCACCGAGCTGGAGACCCAGGTCGACATGACCCGCTTCGGCGTCATGAAGCACCTCAAGCTCCTCGAGGAGGCCGGGCTCGTCGTCGCGCGGAAGGAAGGCCGGGAAAAGCGGCACTTCCTCAACCCCGTGCCGATCCGGCAGATCCACGACCGGTGGATCGACAAGTACACCGAACGCCACGTCACCGCCCTGCTCGACCTCAAGAACGAACTGGAAGGCGAAGAACCATGACGACCACCGTGCAGGTCCACCGCGTCTACATCAAGGCCACCCCGGAGCGCATCTGGGAGGCCATCACCAAGCCCGAGTGGACCCAGAAGTACGGCTACACCGGCCTCGCCGACTTCGACCTCAAGGTCGGCGGCAAGCACCGCACCCGCCCGACGCAGGAGTTCATCGACGCCGGGTTCACCGGCGACCTCGTCGACGGCGAGGTCCTCGAGCTCGACCCGCCGCGCAAACTCGTCATCACCTGGAAGCTGCTCATGGGTCCCGAGGAGATGTCCGCCGAGCCGTACACGACGCTCACCTACGACATCGAAGCGACGAAGACCGCCGGCACCAGGCTGACCGTCACGCACGACGTCACCGGCGCGCCGCTCACCGGCGAGATGGTCAGCGGCGTCCACGAGGACGTCAACGCGGGCCCCGGCGAGAACGCGGGCGGCGGCTGGGACTGGATCCTGTCGGACCTCAAGTCCCTGCTGGAGACCGGCGAGATCCTCGTCCCCGCGCCGTGAAAAGGTCTGGTGGCCCGCCTCGCGCCGCTTCGAGGCAGGCCACCAGGTCTAGGTGCGCTGGGTCGCCGCCTTCAGCGACGCCTTCGCGGCGTCCGACGCGCCCAGCGTGTCCAGTCCGAACAAAGCCGCGCCCACGACGGGGTTGACGTCCACGACGCGCACCACCGCGCGCGGTGCCACCTTCAGGCAGCGCCGCTCGATCTCCGCGATCACCGGCGCGCCGATCCCGGTCAGCACCCCGCCACCGAGGACGATCTCCGGCGCCTCCTCGGTCAGCTCCAGGTTCCGCAGGATCACCGCCGCGAACACGCTGACCTCCTCGACGAACCGGGTGACGATGTCCGACGCGACCTCGTCGCCCGCTGCCGCGACCTCGAACAGCAGCGGGCACAGCCCGTGAATCGAGGCGGCCGGAATTTCTTCGAAGTGCAGGCCCTGCACGACGTCCAGCAGCGTCGGCTTGCCGAAGAAGGAAGCCACCGCCGCCTGCAACGCGGTCCGCGGGCCGCGGCCGTCCTCGGCGCGCACGGCCCACCACAGGGCCTCCTCGCCGAGGCGGTAGCCGCCGCCCCAGTCGCCGGAGATCTTGCCCAGTGCGGGAAAGCGGTGCACGCGGCCGTCCGGGCCGACGCCGGCGCCGTTGATCCCGGCGCCGCACACGACCGCGACCCCCACCCCCGCGCTGCCCGCCCGGAGCAGCGCGAGGGTGTCGTTGCCGACGGTCAGGGTGTCGCTCCACCCGCGCGCGGACAGCGCCGCGTGCAGCGCCTCTTCCTCGCGCGGGAAATCCAGCCCGGCCAGGTACGCCGAGGTGTGCACCGCGAACGGCTTTTCGCCGAAGTCCGGGTAGGCCGCCAGCACCAGGCCTTCCAACGCCGTGACGCAGGCCGCGACGCCGATGTTCTGCGGTGACGCACCGGGCCCACGCGACTTGCCCAGCACGACGCCGTCTTCCGAGATCACCAGGACCTCGGTCTTGCTGTTGCCGCCGTCGATGGCGATAACCGCAGGCCTCATCCGCGCGCCCACGGCAGGTACTCGCGGTTGATCTGCACCAGGGAGTCGGCGAGCGTGTCGGCCTTCGTGTACTGCCCGACCAGGGGGTGCGCCAGCAGCGCGTCCGCCACCCGATCGCGGCCGCCCTTGATCGCCGCCTCCAGCGCCAGGAACTCGTACGCGGTCGTGGCCGCGATGAGGCCCGAGTACTGAGGCTCCACCGGCGGCTGCGGGATCGCCGTCGCCCCCTTGGAGTCCACAATGGACCGTGACTCGATGACGGCGTCGTCCGGCAGGAACGGGAACGTCCCGTCGTTGCGGACGTTCACCACGTGCTCCTCGGCCGGCCCGCCCGCGGTCAGCGCGTGCACAAGTTGCACCGCGGCTTCCGAGTAGTACGCCCCGCCGCGCTTCTCCAGCGACTCCGGCTTCGTGTTCTGCTCCGGGTCGAGGTAGATCTTCAGCAGCTCTTCCTCGACGTCGGACACGACGTCCGCGCGCGGCCGCTCGGTGCGCTGCTTGGTGACCTGCTCGTCGTGCGCGTAGAAGTACTTCAGGTAGTACGACGGCACGACG of the Amycolatopsis sp. NBC_01488 genome contains:
- a CDS encoding FadR/GntR family transcriptional regulator; the encoded protein is MGTDRHEQVLDALGAAIANGALEPGTVLRSEELQERFGASRTVAREVVRVLETMRLTSSKRRVGVIVREPAEWNHYDPRLIRWQLDGPARPAALATLNELRSAIEPCAARYAALRATPEERGRLGALGERLARTARARDLSTFLEFDIAFHDLLLGASGNPMFAQLSEVVAEVLTGRTGHGLMPPEPQPEAVALHLEVAAAVAAGDADRAERAMRDIVVQARDEIAALVE
- a CDS encoding bifunctional RNase H/acid phosphatase — protein: MTSHVIVEADGGSRGNPGPAGYGAVVRDSDGQVLAERKESLGVVTNNVAEYNGLIAGLAAAAELGASTVDVRMDSKLVVEQMSGRWKIKHPDMQPLAERAKGLAAGFSRVRYEWIPRAQNSHADRLANEAMDEATGKPAGAAVAGRAARQATQDSGAPEVAAPKLPTRRPDRAAVAWTGARGTPTRLLLLRHGQTEMSALRRYSGRGDVPLTELGRAQAAAAAKRLAATEGLVVDGEAVPIISSPLTRTKQTAQAVADALGGRVETHPGLIETDFGDWEGLTFAEAAERDPELHRSWLGDSSVPPPNGESFDVVHQRVRKARDELIAEHGGRTLVLVSHVTPIKSLLRMGLDAGPQLLFRLHLDLASLSIVEFYPDGNASVRLANDTSHLA
- a CDS encoding low molecular weight protein-tyrosine-phosphatase, which gives rise to MTHLVFVCSGNICRSPMAELVFRAHLDDAGLGDVRVTSAGTGPWHAGEPADKRARATLKAHGYPTAHVASEVSDEDLAADLLLAADEGHAEFLRSRVGDPAKVRLLRSFDPSAPDGAEVPDPYYGGDDGFEDVLGMIERSVPGLLDWVRSRG
- a CDS encoding zinc ribbon domain-containing protein, translated to MKAEPAVQRQLLELAKVDAELSRTAHRRRTLPELAEIDAGEKTARERRDALVSVETAASDLDREIARQEKEIESVRAREDRDRKLLASGTVVAKQMADIEHELQSLQRRQSALEDDLLELMEQREALGMDAQRTGAEVDKAEAEVAAAIARRDEAFKDLDTTRARRDEDRAKLLPRFPEPLLKLYERVREHKGIGAALLRARRCGACQLELDRNTVNEIKGAPEDDVIQCENCGAILVRTLESGL
- a CDS encoding FMN-binding negative transcriptional regulator produces the protein MLIHPWDAAEDTEWREWLAGHDFGQLIAGGAGRDLPVVTPAHFVFDGDRTVVTHLARPNPIWPLLTEHPRALLTVVDDYAYIRADWNTAADPAFGVPTSYYATVQLEGDVRLVDDPAEKASLLQKQLRHFEPDGARTPVSAAQESPDRRLLPGIRGIEFTITGVRAKFKFGGNKTAEDRARIGGKLAERGGRLDAEALTQLRRRG
- a CDS encoding chorismate mutase — its product is MRVLAVLLTVVSGLLLATVSASAAPASLWHLTDLAAQRVRIADQVAAAKYGTPSPIDDPVREQQIYDSVAARAPALGLDPADAVRFFHAQIEANKVVQRGLYARWDAHPSEVPSTRPDLGEIRPVIDRLNTGLLTELAATQPLRKSRSCPTRRLVAAGVADVVHRFDALHARALGEATSATCTTR
- a CDS encoding SURF1 family cytochrome oxidase biogenesis protein produces the protein MRLRFLLKPGWLALTAVVFTFAICCFTLLSPWQFSRNAEREQQNSSLEASFTAPPVPLAQLLPPGTAPGGKTEWHLVSITGQYLADKEVVARLRTVQGEGAFEVLTPLRTTDGTVVLVDRGYVRLDSKSGVLPYAPPPAGIVQVTARARADETDPKHRDAFADASTGGQLQSYVVDSRVVARAAKLDIRPGYFQLDAGQPGVLGALPLPQTDSGPFLSYALQWIAFGAMALLGWLYFTVRELKPGGALTTSSEAPTRRKSVAEILAEDELAESGHQK
- a CDS encoding cobalamin biosynthesis protein CobD/CbiB, with amino-acid sequence MSAARAIGLVLGVAADGALGDARRRPPVTAFRRLSQGRALAVTGAAVAGGLLLERAGRGRPLVQASATAVTTWAVLGAAGLALQGTELARDLEESRFDPARSTLSELDPRVADGLDLVGLSRASVETLAENTSDAVVAPLVWGAVAGVPGLLGARAVSLLRRSRMGRRGHWAIDRLDELVHLVPTRVAAGLTVLAAPVVGGSAGGAWRAWRRDTIAHPSPNAGRVEAAFAGALEVRVGGRTVYPHGVAELPVLGVGRNPDAGHVTRAVELSRVVGWLAGLTSVVLALVAGLRRRSR
- a CDS encoding Nif3-like dinuclear metal center hexameric protein; amino-acid sequence: MPALSEIITVLEQAYPPALAESWDAVGLVCGDPAEPVTRVLFCVDPVAETVDEAADLGAQLIVAHHPLLLRGVHGVPADTAKGALVHRMIREGIALYCAHTNADSADPGVSDALAQAIGLRVTGPLEPNADGVTGIGRLGELPAAEPFARFVQRVADALPATVPGVLGAGDADRPIRTVAVSGGAGDSYLKQATAAGVDAFVTADLRHHPAGEHLAHPGPVPALVGLTHWASEWPWCGQASAVVADAFAGNVDVHVSTWCTDPWNVRAERTSI